A genomic region of Drosophila kikkawai strain 14028-0561.14 chromosome X, DkikHiC1v2, whole genome shotgun sequence contains the following coding sequences:
- the LOC108076080 gene encoding trypsin-1 — protein MGGRKHGQPNVRVPTKNPQRAPPINAPAPLAMPSQTEQAAMGSSTALLLLLATTFALAIADPGKIVNGTAASPGEFPFMVSLRRAKSGHHSCGATLLNSHWVLTAGHCVRGSSPEQLNLQYGSQILERNATQLLRIAGIFLHPGYEPQDKYANDIALLQLEDRVTFGPHVQPVRLPEPRQTTPGNVSVILAGWGLNKTGGSVQEQLQKVQLQVFSDEECSERHQIQLHDSQICAGLPEGGKGQCSGDSGGPLILTSSSSDSTQIGIVSWSKKPCARPPYPGVFTEVSAYVDWIVETVGSSSQPSPLWIGQLIVGRSPPPKLN, from the exons ATGGGGGGGAGGAAGCATGGCCAGCCCAATGTGCGGGTACCCACAAAAAACCCCCAGCGAGCGCCCCCAATAAATGCGCCTGCTCCACTTGCCATGCCGTCACAGACAGAGCAAGCTGCCATGGGATCAAGTACTgccctgctgctcctcctagCCACCACCTTTGCCTTGGCTATTGCAGATCCTGGAAAGATTGTCAATGGCACTGCCGCCTCGCCTGGTGAATTCCCCTTTATGGTCTCCCTGCGCCGTGCCAAAAGTGGCCATCACTCCTGCGGCGCCACTTTGCTCAATTCCCACTGGGTGCTGACCGCCGGCCATTGTGTTCGTGGCTCCTCGCCGGAGCAGCTAAATCTTCAGTATGGCAGCCAAATCTTGGAACGGAATGCCACCCAATTGCTACGCATAGCAGGGATCTTTCTGCATCCCGGCTATGAGCCGCAGGACAAGTATGCCAACGACATAGCCCTCCTGCAGCTGGAGGATAGGGTGACCTTCGGGCCACATGTCCAGCCAGTGCGTCTGCCCGAGCCAAGACAGACCACGCCCGGCAATGTCAGCGTTATCCTAGCGGGTTGGGGTTTAAATAAG ACCGGCGGCTCGGTGCAGGAGCAACTGCAAAAGGTCCAGCTGCAGGTGTTCAGCGACGAGGAGTGCAGCGAGCGGCATCAGATCCAGCTCCATGACAGCCAGATCTGTGCAGGTTTGCCCGAGGGCGGCAAGGGTCAGTGCAGCGGCGATTCCGGTGGCCCCCTAATcctcaccagcagcagcagtgactCCACTCAGATTGGCATTGTTTCGTGGAGCAAAAAGCCCTGCGCTCGCCCACCCTATCCCGGCGTCTTTACAGAGGTCTCCGCCTATGTGGACTGGATTGTGGAGACGGTGGGCAGCTCCTCCCAACCCTCGCCGCTGTGGATTGGCCAGCTCATTGTGGGACGCTCGCCGCCGCCCAAACTAAACTGA
- the LOC108076082 gene encoding uncharacterized protein: protein MWHRLKVLVTRYPIMRGMISYSLIWPTGSLIQQTVEGRSWGTYDWWRVLRFSMYGGLFVAPTLYGWVKVSSAMWPQTSLRTGIIKAAVETVSYTPGAMTCFYFIMSLLESKTVEEAVAEVGKKFLPTYKVALCVWPLVATINFSLIPERNRVPFISACSLCWTCFLAYMKHLEHHEVDGAI, encoded by the exons ATGTGGCATAGGCTCAAGGTGCTCGTCACCCGCTACCCGATAATGCGCGGCATGATATCGTACAGCCTGATCTGGCCCACGGGTAGCCTCATCCAGCAGACAGTCGAGGGCAGGAGCTGGG GCACCTACGACTGGTGGCGCGTCCTGCGCTTCAGCATGTACGGCGGCCTCTTTGTGGCACCCACACTTTATGGCTGGGTCAAG GTCTCGAGCGCCATGTGGCCACAGACATCGCTGCGTACGGGCATCATCAAGGCGGCAGTGGAGACGGTATCCTATACGCCCGGTGCCATGACCTGCTTCTACTTCATCATGAGCCTGCTGGAGTCCAAGACggtggaggaggcggtggccgAAGTGGGCAAAAAGTTCCTGCCCACCTACAAG GTGGCTTTGTGCGTGTGGCCGCTGGTGGCCACCATTAACTTTAGCCTGATCCCCGAGCGCAATCGGGTGCCGTTTATAAGCGCCTGCAGCCTCTGCTGGACATGCTTTTTGGCCTACATGAAGCATCTGGAGCACCACGAGGTGGATGGTGCTATTTAG
- the pck gene encoding uncharacterized protein pck, whose protein sequence is MRELNKQQSQDTTDAGIEKGDYPRATNGVVFGAIVTFASFFVLMMSFCSPYWIESYEETRSSFKNMGLWQYCFKDFVYPKFPFYKQYTGCHNVFSHDYYIIRAYLLPGWLMAVQGFVTMSFIIVFCVLALLSLTIIRLPLKPVLQYEWLLVRLSYIGTAVSSLFMFLAVCIFGGCAYRRDWLMYPKFNVLGWSYALAVVTFMLLGLAALILQREARQAFEARGEQKNLVMQMEMQEPGYQPPRHHHSQSRSLQGYI, encoded by the exons atgCGCGAACTGAACAAGCAGCAATCGCAGGACACCACCGATGCGGGCATCGAGAAGGGCGACTATCCGCGGGCCACCA ATGGTGTGGTCTTCGGCGCCATTGTCACCTTTGCCAGCTTCTTTGTCCTGATGATGTCCTTTTGCTCGCCGTACTGGATTGAGTCGTACGAGGAGACGCGCAGCAGCTTCAAGAATATGGGACTGTGGCAGTATTGCTTCAAGGATTTCGTATATCCCAAGTTTCCGTTTTACAAGCAATACACCGGCTGTCATAATGTCTTCTCGCAT GACTACTATATTATCCGTGCCTACCTGTTGCCCGGCTGGCTAATGGCCGTTCAGGGTTTTGTCACCATGTCCTTTATCATTGTGTTTTGTGTGCTGGCCCTGCTGTCGCTGACCATCATCCGGCTGCCGCTGAAGCCGGTGCTTCAGTACGAATGGCTGCTTGTACGCCTCTCCTACATAGGAACGGCCGTGTCCT CTCTGTTCATGTTCTTGGCCGTTTGCATCTTTGGGGGCTGTGCCTATCGCCGCGACTGGCTCATGTATCCCAAGTTTAATGTTTTGGGCTGGTCATATGCCTTGGCCGTGGTGACCTTTATGCTGCTGGGCCTGGCCGCCTTGATTTTGCAGCGCGAGGCACGTCAGGCCTTTGAGGCGCGCGGCGAACAAAAGAATTTGGTAATGCAGATGGAAATGCAGGAGCCGGGCTATCAGCCGCCGCGTCATCATCACAGCCAGTCGCGCAGCCTGCAGGGGTACATATAA
- the LOC108076110 gene encoding trypsin eta, with product MMNFCLLLLLVTCGAFKPEQEPRIINGSIARVDETRHLVSIRLKRHDNNFGSGHICGGALISANKVLTAAHCLYNNQRKRYRQASEFVVVLGTLNRFERHNGTIVSPVSSMAYMHTFSPDSMRDDVGILFLSTGLPNTGGHLSVAPIQLAGQVTPPGRVCQVAGWGRTERSSLSNILLTANVSTIRHQTCRMIYKSGLLPGMMCAGRLQGGTDSCQGDSGGPLVHEGRVVGVVSWGYGCAEPGLPGVYVDVQYYRQWIEERSSGSARRVPLVLILVLATLMCGF from the exons ATGATGAACTtttgcctgctgctgttgctggtcaCCTGTGGAGCGTTTAAACCGGAACAGGAGCCGCGCATCATCAATGGCAGCATAGCCCGTGTGGATGAGACACGACACCTGGTCTCCATTCGACTGAAACGACACGACAACAACTTTGGCAGTGGACACATCTGTGGAGGAGCCCTCATATCCGCCAACAAGGTGCTCACCGCCGCCCACTGTCTGTACAA CAACCAACGTAAGCGCTACCGCCAGGCCAGCGAGTTCGTTGTGGTCCTGGGCACCCTGAATCGCTTTGAGCGGCACAACGGCACCATCGTCTCCCCGGTTAGCTCCATGGCCTACATGCACACCTTCAGTCCGGACAGTATGCGCGACGATGTGGGCATACTCTTTCTAAGCACTGGCCTACCCAATACCGGCGGCCATCTCAGCGTGGCACCCATTCAGCTGGCTGGTCAGGTGACGCCACCGGGAAGGGTATGCCAGGTGGCCGGTTGGGGGCGCACGGAAAGG AGCTCCCTGTCCAACATCCTGCTGACGGCCAATGTGAGCACCATTCGCCACCAGACCTGCCGGATGATCTACAAATCCGGTTTACTGCCTGGAATGATGTGTGCTGGACGTCTGCAGGGAGGCACTGATTCCTGTCAGGGCGATTCCGGTGGTCCTCTGGTGCACGAGGGGCGTGTGGTGGGGGTGGTATCCTGGGGCTATGGTTGCGCCGAGCCAGGTTTGCCAGGCGTCTATGTGGATGTGCAGTATTATCGTCAGTGGATCGAGGAGCGTAGTAGTGGTAGTGCCAGGAGAGTGcctttggttttaattttagttttagctACGCTGATGTGTGGATTCTGA
- the Rab27 gene encoding ras-related protein Rab-27A encodes MMTGANIDYDYLLKFLVLGDSGVGKTCLLYQYTDGRFHSQFISTVGIDFREKRLVYNSRGRRHRIHLQIWDTAGQERFRSLTTAFYRDAMGFLLIFDLTSEKSFLETANWLSQLRTHAYSEDADVVLCGNKCDLLQLRVVSRDQVAALANRYRLPYIETSACTGANVQEAVELLVGRVMERIENAACNRELSLLLTQSRCLPSIAYGPPELLRLHERSDQEPSASQRRNCRNC; translated from the exons atgatGACGGGCGCCAACATCGACTACGACTATCTGCTCAAGTTCCTGGTGCTAGGCGATTCAGGCGTGGGCAAGACCTGCCTGCTCTACCAGTACACAGATGGCCGTTTCCACTCCCAGTTCATCTCCACTGTGGGCATCGATTTCCGCGAGAAGCGGCTG GTGTACAACTCCCGCGGACGTCGCCACCGCATCCATCTACAGATCTGGGACACCGCCGGCCAGGAGCGCTTTCGCTCCCTAACCACAGCCTTCTACCGAGATGCCATGGGATTTCTACTCATCTTCGATCTGACCAGCGAGAAGAGCTTCCTGGAGACGGCCAACTGGCTCTCACAGCTACGGACGCACGCCTACTCCGAGGACGCGGATGTGGTGCTCTGCGGCAACAAGTGCGATCTGCTGCAGCTGCGCGTGGTGAGCCGCGACCAGGTGGCGGCCCTGGCCAATCGCTACCGTCTGCCCTATATCGAGACCAGTGCCTGCACCGGCGCCAATGTCCAGGAGGCCGTTGAGCTCCTCGTGGGCCGTGTTATGGAGCGGATCGAGAATGCTGCCTGCAATCGGGAGCTCTCCCTACTGCTCACCCAGTCGCGTTGCCTGCCGAGCATTGCCTACGGCCCACCGGAGTTGCTGCGTCTGCATGAAAGGTCGGATCAGGAGCCCTCTGCATCGCAGCGGCGGAACTGCCGCAATTGCTAG
- the LOC108076088 gene encoding uncharacterized protein isoform X2: MDELNKTFEKPEFDWSAISVGDYKLDHSQNFFAKNETNNNNLRNKNQQQIIFNNCATPKVSKFKEEPTKASPVQQEDIENMPEADAAPVTRSNLRMQWTPIRPSYEGGARAEDADAAAAAAPVPRAYAFKDLYECNRQQARRRQEEEDRQARQFQSRPMPNFKAMHKRMEDKVVVHRITVPRTPKTVKYWQACVERRRQAKRDNQDKEQSQEPVHPHTRHRTFNLHSDAVQERQVQKKKEQEEQRKRCEEEEIKEIRKMTVFKARPNPFK; the protein is encoded by the exons ATGGACGAACTCAACAAGACGTTCGAGAAGCCGGAGTTTGACTGGAGTGCCATTAGCGTGGGCGACTACAAGCTGGATCACTCCCAGAATTTCTTCG CCAAGAAcgaaaccaacaacaacaatttgagaaataagaACCAGCAGCAGATCATCTTCAACAATTGTGCCACTCCCAAAGTCTCCAAGTTCAAGGAGGAGCCAACAAAAGCAAGTCCCGTTCAGCAGGAGGATATTGAGAACATGCCCGAGGCTGACGCTGCCCCAGTAACCCGCAGTAACCTGCGCATGCAGTGGACCCCAATTAGGCCCAGTTATGAAGGAGGAGCCAGAGCCGAAGACGCCgacgccgctgctgctgctgctcctgtacCGAGGGCGTACGCCTTCAAGGACCTGTACGAGTGCAATCGACAGCAGGCGCGTCGGCGGCAAGAGGAGGAGGATCGCCAGGCGCGTCAATTCCAGAGCCGACCCATGCCCAATTTCAAGGCCATGCATAAGCGCATGGAAGACAAGGTGGTCGTCCACAGAATCACCGTACCGCGGACGCCCAAAACCGTCAAGTACTGGCAGGCGTGCGTGGAGCGGCGCCGGCAGGCCAAAAGGGACAACCAGGACAAAGAGCAGAGCCAGGAGCCAGTGCATCCGCACACACGCCACAGGACATTTAATTTGCATAGCGATGCCGTCCAGGAGAGGCAGGTTCAAAAGAAGAAGGAG CAAGAGGAACAACGTAAACGatgcgaggaggaggagatcaAGGAGATACGCAAAATGACGGTCTTCAAGGCGCGTCCGAATCCATTCAAGTAG
- the LOC108076088 gene encoding pleckstrin homology domain-containing family F member 1 homolog isoform X1, producing the protein MVDRLVNSEANTRRIASVENCFGSSGVPLAMQGRVLVGEGVLTKMCRKRPKSRQFFLFNDILVYGNIVIGKKKYNKQHIMPLEEVSLESIADNQQYRNGWYIRTTTKSFVVYAATSTEKQEWMAHINKCVEDLLRKSGKKPVENHAAVWVPDTDASICMHCKKTQFTFIQRRHHCRNCGAVVCAGCSAKKFLLPQQSTKALRVCDACYERLTHVPAANAAAGGASTGAGAGDNKLNTTTTAGDSSNDEDSDEEIVSPGVESHDEPRFYGDNSVLSAADDSTTPPIASPYNTTTTSAAAATVPSVHGSPAVVATAPSSLC; encoded by the coding sequence ATGGTTGACCGTTTGGTCAATTCCGAGGCCAATACCCGACGCATTGCGTCCGTGGAGAATTGCTTTGGCAGCTCCGGTGTTCCACTGGCCATGCAGGGTCGCGTCCTTGTCGGTGAGGGTGTCCTAACCAAGATGTGCCGCAAGCGTCCCAAATCCCGTCAATTCTTTCTCTTCAACGACATTCTCGTCTACGGCAACATTGTGATTggcaaaaagaaatacaacaaGCAGCACATAATGCCACTGGAGGAGGTATCACTGGAGTCGATAGCCGACAATCAGCAGTATCGCAATGGCTGGTATATACGGACTACGACGAAATCGTTTGTGGTCTATGCCGCCACCAGTACCGAAAAGCAAGAATGGATGGCCCATATCAACAAGTGTGTGGAGGATTTATTGCGCAAGTCCGGCAAGAAGCCGGTGGAGAATCATGCCGCTGTCTGGGTGCCAGATACCGATGCCAGCATTTGTATGCACTGCAAGAAGACCCAGTTTACGTTTATTCAACGGCGGCATCATTGTCGCAATTGCGGTGCCGTTGTCTGTGCCGGCTGTTCGGCCAAAAAGTTTTTACTGCCCCAGCAGAGCACCAAGGCGTTGCGGGTCTGTGATGCCTGCTATGAACGCTTGACGCATGTACCGGCTGCtaatgctgctgccggtggtGCCTCTACCGGCGCTGGCGCTGGCGACAACAAGCTCAATACAACGACAACCGCTGGGGATAGTTCCAACGATGAGGATTCGGATGAGGAGATTGTTTCGCCCGGAGTTGAGTCGCATGACGAACCGCGCTTCTATGGCGACAACAGTGTGCTTTCCGCGGCCGATGACTCTACAACGCCGCCGATTGCCTCGCCCtacaacaccaccaccaccagtgcggcggcggcgactgTTCCCAGTGTCCATGGCTCGCCCGCTGTCGTTGCCACCGCGCCATCAAGTCTTTGCTGA